One Poecilia reticulata strain Guanapo linkage group LG19, Guppy_female_1.0+MT, whole genome shotgun sequence genomic window carries:
- the LOC103481779 gene encoding gastrula zinc finger protein XlCGF26.1-like: MSEMMKVEADEPGGFSMDPHIPAASTSELEEIQDSKDLIQQILVIKEEVPHEWSSSLDSETSHKQEELEELWTKQEDQQIVVKMEDEEKPPFSELQQIKTEDSRVSEAQASSSAVKIKADPDGGKCVEPEPDRKPDPVCSSQESKMAVHKKSKTSKPRSKRTAQIEVNAGEKLFGCNICGKRLRHNTHVKLHMMIHCGKREHKCDISTKASKEKRSPQTHKRVRTGDKAFACEDCGRKFHARKLFQQHLKVHSEEKPFSCDVCGTKFKRKETLKNHTRIHTAEKPFVCSVCSKGFSQQIHLKSHMRVHTGEKPFTCSFCSKGFALQENLKRHIRVHTGEKMFVCSFCSKGFSLQQNLKSHMHVHTGEKPFICSICSKGFYQHGVLKRHMRVHTGEKPFICSVCGKGFSLQENLKRHMHVHTAEKLFICSICSKGFSQQDTLKRHMCVHTGERPFICSVCNKGFSQHHHLKKHMDVHTAPFSCSDCGKHFLKEIQLERHVKVHTEERPYGCDVCKSRFIQKCHLDNHMRVHSGEKPFVCDVCSKAFSQQDRLKRHMRVHTCEKPFVCNVCSKAFSQQGNLKRHMGVHEGCT, translated from the coding sequence TCCAACAGATATTGGTGATTAAAGAAGAGGTTCCCCATGAATGGAGTTCAAGTTTGGATTCGGAGACGTCGCACAAACAGGAGGAATTGGAGGAACTGTGGACCAAACAGGAGGACCAGCAGATCGTTGTGAAGATGGAGGATGAAGAGAAACCTCCGTTTTCAGAGCTTcaacaaatcaaaactgaagACAGCAGAGTGTCAGAAGCTCAAGCCAGCAGTTCAGCTGTAAAGATTAAAGCAGACCCTGATGGAGGGAAATGtgtagaaccagaaccagacagaaaacCTGATCCAGTATGTTCTTCTCAGGAAAGTAAGATGGCAGttcacaaaaaaagtaaaacatccaaACCACGTTCCAAACGTACAGCTCAGATTGAAGTTAACGCGGGAGAGAAGCTGTTTGGTTGCAATATTTGTGGCAAAAGACTCAGACATAATACTCATGTTAAATTACACATGATGATTCACTGTGGAAAGAGAGAgcataaatgtgacatttctaCCAAAGCATCCAAAGAAAAGCGTTCTCCCCAGACGCACAAGAGAGTCCGCACTGGAGACAAAGCATTTGCGTGTGAGGACTGTGGTAGAAAGTTTCATGCAAGGAAATTGTTTCAGCAGCATCTGAAGGTTCATTcagaagaaaaacctttttcttgtGATGTCTGTGgtacaaaatttaaaagaaaggaaacacttaaaaaccaCACAAGGATTCACACTGCAGAGAAACCATTTGTTTGTAGTGTTTGTAGTAAAGGCTTTTCACAACAGATTCATCTCAAAAGTCACATGCGTGTTCACACTGGAGAGAAACCGTTCACCTGCAGCTTTTGCAGTAAAGGATTTGCATTACAAGAGAACTTAAAGAGACACATCCGTGTTCACACgggagagaaaatgtttgtttgtagtttttgtaGTAAAGGATTTTCACTGCAGCAAAATTTAAAGAGTCACATGCATGTTCACACTGGGgagaaaccgtttatctgcagTATTTGCAGTAAAGGATTTTATCAACATGGAGTGCTGAAGAGACACATGCGtgttcacacaggagagaaaccgttTATTTGTAGCGTTTGTGGAAAAGGATTTTCGCTGCAAGAGAATCTAAAGAGACACATGcatgttcacactgcagagaAGCTATTCATTTGTAgtatttgtagcaaaggatttTCACAACAGGATACTTTAAAGAGGCACATGTGTGTTCATACGGGAGAGAGACCGTTTATTTGCAGTGTTTGCAATAAAGGGTTTTCGCAACATCATCATCTGAAAAAACACATGGATGTTCACACTGCGCCATTTAGCTGCAGTGATTGCggtaaacattttttgaaggaAATCCAGTTGGAGCGACATGTAAAAGTTCACACAGAGGAGAGGCCCTACGGATGTGATGTCTGTAAAAGCAGATTTATTCAGAAGTGTCATCTTGACAACCACATGAGAGTCCATTCAGGAGAGAAACCGTTTGTTTGTGATGTTTGTAGTAAAGCATTTTCACAACAAGATCGCCTAAAGAGACACATGCGTGTTCACACATGCGAAAAACCGTTTGTTTGTAATGTCTGCAGTAAAGCATTTTCACAACAAGGGAATCTGAAGAGACACATGGGTGTTCATGAGGGTTGCACATAG
- the LOC103481778 gene encoding gastrula zinc finger protein XlCGF57.1-like isoform X1 has translation MMTEMMKVEADEPGGFSLEPPVPAGPTSDLEDTQDSKDLIRQMLVIKEVPHTWTSSLDQEDPEPLYMKEEEEEQWISQEEEQLTVKMEDEEKLLLSERQQIKSEDSKATETTCSVGQMELNMSSPDREDCGRPEPDMNLDPACFSRKSKMAIHRRVLPLHQVLVIKAVPHDWNPNLDQQDPDPHIKEEDEELWISEEEEQLAVKIEDEEKPQLSERQQIKTEDKMETAALTTCSVAQMKTERDGEECGGPEPDRIAYSEDSSQESKMAVHGKGKGTAKYQLHTYWQSHTGEKPFVCDYCGKGFYAKNFLKTHEKTHSEEKPFSCDVCGRNFDRKSSIKQHMRSHTSEKTFICSVCNRGFSQENFLERHMHVHAAHKPFTCSFCSKGFSQQNTLLNHLCIHTGEKPFICSVCSKGFSLETALKRHMLIHTGEKPFICSVCCKGFSRQENLKSHMRVHTGDRPFVCSVCCKGFSRQGYLKKHMDVHTAPFSCSECGKHFVKEVQLQRHVKVHTEERPFGCDICKTRFIQKCHLDNHMRVHSGEKPFVCSVCSKGFSQQDRLKRHMRVHTCEKPFVCNVCSKAFSQHGNLKTHMSVHEGRKE, from the exons ATGATGACTGAGATGATGAAGGTTGAAGCAGATGAGCCAGGAGGGTTCAGCTTGGAGCCCCCCGTACCTGCAGGGCCGACATCAGATCTGGAGGACACACAAGACAGCAAAGATCTCA TTCGTCAGATGTTGGTGATTAAAGAGGTTCCCCATACCTGGACCTCCAGTTTGGACCAGGAGGACCCAGAGCCCCTCTacatgaaggaggaagaagaggagcagTGGATCAgtcaggaggaagagcagcttACTGTGAAGATGGAAGATGAAGAGAAACTTCTGTTATCAGAGCGTCAGCAAATCAAATCTGAAGAcagcaaagcaacagaaacaacatgTTCAGTTGGACAGATGGAACTGAACATGTCCTCTCCTGATAGAGAGGACTGTGggagaccagaaccagacatgaACCTGGACCCAGCATGTTTTTCTCGAAAGAGCAAGATGGCAATTCACAGAAGAG TGCTCCCACTCCATCAGGTGTTGGTGATTAAAGCGGTCCCTCATGACTGGAATCCTAATTTGGACCAGCAGGACCCAGATCCCCACATaaaggaggaagatgaggaactGTGGATCAGTGAGGAGGAAGAACAACTTGCTGTGAAGATTGAAGATGAAGAGAAACCTCAGTTATCAGAGCGTCAGCAAATCAAAACTGAAGACAAGATGGAGACGGCAGCTTTAACCACTTGTTCAGTTGCACAGATGAAAACAGAACGTGATGGAGAAGAGTGTggaggaccagaaccagacaggaTCGCATATTCAGAAGACTCTTCTCAAGAAAGTAAAATGGCTGTTCATGGTAAAGGTAAAGGAACTGCAAAGTACCAGCTTCATACATATTGGCAAAGCCACACTGGAGAGAAACCATTTGTTTGTGATTATTGTGGTAAAGGGTTTTATGCAAAGAACTTTCTCAAGACTCACGAGAAGACCCATTcagaagaaaaacctttttcctgTGACGTTTGTGGTAGAAATTTTGATCGAAAGAGTAGTATCAAACAGCACATGCGGAGCCACACTTCAGAAAAAACGTTTATTTGTAGTGTTTGCAACAGAGGATTTTCACAAGAAAATTTTCTGGAAAGGCACATGCATGTTCATGCTGCACATAAACCATTTACTTGTAGTTTTTGCAGTAAAGGTTTTTCCCAACAAAATACTCTATTGAATCACTTATGTattcacacaggagagaaaccgttTATTTGTAGTGTTTGCAGTAAAGGATTTTCCCTAGAAACTGCACTTAAAAGGCACATGCTTATTCACACGGGTGAGAAACCATTTATTTGTAGCGTTTGTTGTAAAGGATTTTCACGACAAGAGAATTTAAAGAGCCACATGCGTGTTCACACTGGAGACAGACCGTTTGTTTGCAGTGTTTGTTGTAAAGGATTTTCACGACAAGggtatttaaagaaacatatgGATGTTCACACTGCACCATTTAGCTGCAGTGAGTGCGgtaaacattttgtgaaggaagTCCAGTTGCAGCGACATGTGAAGGTCCACACAGAGGAGAGGCCTTTTGGGTGTGACATCTGTAAAACCAGATTTATTCAGAAGTGTCACCTTGACAACCACATGCGAGTCCATTCAGGAGAGAAAccatttgtttgttctgtttgcagTAAAGGATTTTCACAACAAGATCGTCTGAAGAGACACATGCGTGTTCACACATGCGAAAAACcgtttgtttgtaatgtttgcAGTAAAGCGTTTTCACAACATGGGAATCTGAAGACGCACATGAGTGTTCACGAGGGTCGCAAGGAGTGA
- the LOC103481778 gene encoding gastrula zinc finger protein XlCGF57.1-like isoform X2 — translation MMTEMMKVEADEPGGFSLEPPVPAGPTSDLEDTQDSKDLMLPLHQVLVIKAVPHDWNPNLDQQDPDPHIKEEDEELWISEEEEQLAVKIEDEEKPQLSERQQIKTEDKMETAALTTCSVAQMKTERDGEECGGPEPDRIAYSEDSSQESKMAVHGKGKGTAKYQLHTYWQSHTGEKPFVCDYCGKGFYAKNFLKTHEKTHSEEKPFSCDVCGRNFDRKSSIKQHMRSHTSEKTFICSVCNRGFSQENFLERHMHVHAAHKPFTCSFCSKGFSQQNTLLNHLCIHTGEKPFICSVCSKGFSLETALKRHMLIHTGEKPFICSVCCKGFSRQENLKSHMRVHTGDRPFVCSVCCKGFSRQGYLKKHMDVHTAPFSCSECGKHFVKEVQLQRHVKVHTEERPFGCDICKTRFIQKCHLDNHMRVHSGEKPFVCSVCSKGFSQQDRLKRHMRVHTCEKPFVCNVCSKAFSQHGNLKTHMSVHEGRKE, via the exons ATGATGACTGAGATGATGAAGGTTGAAGCAGATGAGCCAGGAGGGTTCAGCTTGGAGCCCCCCGTACCTGCAGGGCCGACATCAGATCTGGAGGACACACAAGACAGCAAAGATCTCA TGCTCCCACTCCATCAGGTGTTGGTGATTAAAGCGGTCCCTCATGACTGGAATCCTAATTTGGACCAGCAGGACCCAGATCCCCACATaaaggaggaagatgaggaactGTGGATCAGTGAGGAGGAAGAACAACTTGCTGTGAAGATTGAAGATGAAGAGAAACCTCAGTTATCAGAGCGTCAGCAAATCAAAACTGAAGACAAGATGGAGACGGCAGCTTTAACCACTTGTTCAGTTGCACAGATGAAAACAGAACGTGATGGAGAAGAGTGTggaggaccagaaccagacaggaTCGCATATTCAGAAGACTCTTCTCAAGAAAGTAAAATGGCTGTTCATGGTAAAGGTAAAGGAACTGCAAAGTACCAGCTTCATACATATTGGCAAAGCCACACTGGAGAGAAACCATTTGTTTGTGATTATTGTGGTAAAGGGTTTTATGCAAAGAACTTTCTCAAGACTCACGAGAAGACCCATTcagaagaaaaacctttttcctgTGACGTTTGTGGTAGAAATTTTGATCGAAAGAGTAGTATCAAACAGCACATGCGGAGCCACACTTCAGAAAAAACGTTTATTTGTAGTGTTTGCAACAGAGGATTTTCACAAGAAAATTTTCTGGAAAGGCACATGCATGTTCATGCTGCACATAAACCATTTACTTGTAGTTTTTGCAGTAAAGGTTTTTCCCAACAAAATACTCTATTGAATCACTTATGTattcacacaggagagaaaccgttTATTTGTAGTGTTTGCAGTAAAGGATTTTCCCTAGAAACTGCACTTAAAAGGCACATGCTTATTCACACGGGTGAGAAACCATTTATTTGTAGCGTTTGTTGTAAAGGATTTTCACGACAAGAGAATTTAAAGAGCCACATGCGTGTTCACACTGGAGACAGACCGTTTGTTTGCAGTGTTTGTTGTAAAGGATTTTCACGACAAGggtatttaaagaaacatatgGATGTTCACACTGCACCATTTAGCTGCAGTGAGTGCGgtaaacattttgtgaaggaagTCCAGTTGCAGCGACATGTGAAGGTCCACACAGAGGAGAGGCCTTTTGGGTGTGACATCTGTAAAACCAGATTTATTCAGAAGTGTCACCTTGACAACCACATGCGAGTCCATTCAGGAGAGAAAccatttgtttgttctgtttgcagTAAAGGATTTTCACAACAAGATCGTCTGAAGAGACACATGCGTGTTCACACATGCGAAAAACcgtttgtttgtaatgtttgcAGTAAAGCGTTTTCACAACATGGGAATCTGAAGACGCACATGAGTGTTCACGAGGGTCGCAAGGAGTGA